ACCTTGAACCACCCCAACAACCCGATAGGAATGTTGAACAGGATGATAAACCACCCCGTTCCAATCTGAACCCCCATGGTTTCGCTAACCAACGCGGCAATCTGCGCAATCCCGTTAATTCCCGCACTAAAGATTTTCCCCGGCGTCAAAAAATCGTTTAAGGCCACCGCGTTGATCACGGACGCACCAATGGCGACCGCTAGTTGGCGACCGCGCTGCTTTAATTCTAATGCCATTCTCATTTTCCACCCTTCCCGGCAGTGTTTATTGTCACTATTTAACCACATCGCCGGGGCCCTGACTAGCCCAAAAATACCGTAAGTTAGGGCCTTACCGTTTCCTGCTCCGTGGCCAACTAGCCGTTCAGTTTATACGGTTAATGCATAAATATTTACTTACATGAGAATAATAAACAATTTAATGAGAGTTTCTTCCTAATGACGTCGCTTTCTTTAAAAAATGCTAGAATAAGAGACGTAAATTTATGCATAAACTGAAAGGAGTGTCGCCATGAATTATTCCGCATGTACCAGTATTTTAATTGGGGCTAAGGCCTCCATCGATGGTTCGGTGATGATCGGTCGCAATGAAGACGCCAAAGCCGCCTGGCCCAAGCACTTCGTGGTTCATCCCGCGCAAGAGACCCCCGCAGCTCAGTTCGTCAGCCAAGACAACGGCTTTACCCTGCCGTTACCGTCTCACGCGGCCAAGTACACCGCCACCCCCGAATGGACGGATCAGTACGGTCTCTTCGAAGAGGCCGGTATCAACGAGTTCGGCGTGGCCATGAGTGCCACCGAAAGTACGTACTCTAACGACCGCGTCTTAGGCTGTGATCCGCTGGTAGCAAATGGGATCGCCGAAGAAGCCATGGTTACCGTGGTTTTACCATACGTTCACACCGCTAGAGAAGGCGTCAAGCGCCTCGGCCAGCTCGTCGAACACTACGGGACCGCCGAGTCTAACGGCATCTTATTCGCCGATCAGACGGAGGCTTGGTACTTAGAAACCGGTGCCGGCCACTTCTGGGTCGCTCAACGCATCCCGGATCACGCCTACGCCGTCGTCGCCAATCAGATGGCGATCCAAACCATCGATTTTCACGATCCGGCGAACTTCCTGTTTGCGCCAAACCTGCAGGCTTTCGTCCGTGAAAACCACCTGAATCCGCACCCGGATCACTTTAACTGGCGCGAAATCTTCGGGACCCGCGATCAATCGGATCTCTATTACAACACGCCGCGGGTCTGGTACGGTCAACAACGGTTCACCCCCCAGGTCAGTGCACAACCACAGTCATTCGACTTACCCTTTATCCAATATGCCGATCGTCAACTCGCCGTCACCGACGCTCAGGATTACTTGAGTAGCCACTACGAGGGCACGCCGTACGATCCCGTGGGTGCGGGGAGTCCGGCCGAACGTACTCGCTTTCGACCCGTTAGTCTGGCCAAAACGCAGGAATCACACGTCTTACAGTTGCGGCCCGACTTTGAGCCGGCCTTAGCGGGGATTCAGTGGTTGGCCATGGGCGTGGGCGCTCAAAGCGTCTACGTCCCGTTCTACGCGGGTATCGACAGTACCCCCACGGCGTATCACCTGGGGCAAGCCACTTACGATCGCCAATCGGCTTACTGGACCTATAAGCTCGTCGGTGTCCTAAATGACGCCCACTACCACGAAACCATCACGGCCTTAAACGCCGCCCAGAAACAATTGCGTGGCGAGCTAGCCCACCTGGTTCGCCAGACCGACGCGGTTGCCCAACACCTAACCGGGTTAGAACTCACGCACTACCTCACCGTTCAATCCAACCGTGCCGCTGCATTGGGAATCCAGCGGTACCGTGATTTAGCGGCGCAATTCATCACCCAGGCAACTGACTTGGGACCACTAAACTATCATCAAGATTTGAATTTGTAGACTGGCTGGGACGTTCGCCCCACCAAATGGGAGATTATTAGACATATGGAAAAACAACAGAAGATTAAACTATCAACTTTAATCTTAATGATTTTTACGGCCATCTATGGCTTTGCTAACACCACGGTCGCTTACGACCAAATGGGGTATGCCAGTATCATCTGGTACATCCTCGCTGCCTTATTGTTCTTCTTACCCAGCGCGTTAATGCTGGCCGAATACGGATCCGCCTTCAAAGAGGCTAAAGGAGGAATTTACTCCTGGCTAGCCGGCTCGATTGGCGAAAAATGGGCCTTCATCGGGACCTTCATCTGGTTATCTTCGTGGATCATCTGGATGCTCTCCACGTCCTCCAAGGTCTGGATTCCACTCTCCACGTTGATCTCCGGCAGTGACCAAACGCAAACCTGGTCACTGTTCGGACTGAGTTCCACTCAGACCGTGGGCTTACTGGGAATCGCCTGGATCCTAGTGGTAACCTTCTTTGCCACGCGTGGGGTCAACTCTATCGCCAAGATTTCGTCACTCGGCGGAATCTTCGTGATGTTTTTAACCGCCCTCTTCTTCGTGGCCAGCATCGTGATTGTCATTGCTAACGGCGGGCACTTAGCGGAACCCATCAACGGCATTCACAGCTTCGTGGTTTCCCCGAACCCACAATTCTCCTCACCAATGGCACTGATGTCGTTCGTGACGTACGCGGTTTTCGCTTACGCCGGCATGGAATCCATGGGGGGCATCACCGACTCCATGGATCATCCCGAAAAGACCTTCCCGAAGGGGCTGATCATTTCGACGGTGGCCATCACGTTGATGTACTCCCTGTCGATCTTCCTCTGGGGGATCAGTACCAACTGGCACGACATTCTGGGGAAGAACACCGTCAACCTCGGTAACATTACTTACGTGTTAATGAACAACCTGGGGCTGGTCTTAGGACACGCCCTGCACCTATCCGCTGGAACGGCCGCGGGACTCGGTCACTTCTTCGCACGCTTAACCGGGTTAAGCATGTTTATGGGGTACTTAGGATCCTTCTTTGTCTTGGTCTACTCCCCACTCAAGTCCTTTATCCTAGGCTCATCGCCACAGTTGTGGCCTAAGAAGATGACCAAGCTCAACAAGGTGGGCATGCCGGCCTACTCGATGTGGCTGCAAGCCATCATCGTGGCGGTCTTCGTCTTTCTGGTCGCCTTCGGGGGATCTGCGGCCAAGCAGTTCTACCTCATCTTGACCGACATGGGGAACGTGTCAACGTCCTTCCCATACCTCTTCTTGATTGGGGCCTTCCCCTTCTTCAAGAAGCGTACCAACTTGGACCGACCGTTTGAGGTCTTCACCAGCCGGTTGTGGACTAACGTGATCGTCGCTTTGGTCTTGATTGTGTTGGTCGGTGGAATTGGATTCACCTGCCTACAACCAATCCTAGAACACGATTACATCACCGCCTTTTGGACCATCATCGGCCCCATCTTCTTCGGCGCCGTGGCCTGGATCTTCTACCGCAACGCCCAAAAGCGTTCGGCGGATGACCAAATCACTAGCGAAGATTAAATCGGTTAATAACCTTACGAAGAGAGTGGGCCAAAAGGCGGTTAGCTGGTGAGCATGAACGACGGTTCGTAAGTCAGATAATCCTGGACTTGGATTATCTGACTTGCGGGGTTAAGCGGAACCAGCTGCCTTTTGGCGCACGTTTCGACACTAAATATTCGGAGACACTAAGAGCCTGAGACTTTTATCTCAGGCCCTTTTTGTGTGCACCCAAATAATTTTCGTTCGCTTTTTGCACAAATTCAAAGCTAAATATAACGATTTTTATATCGAATTTAATTAATTTACGATTTTATATAGACTAATCCGGCTTTTTTTAGCTATAATCAGCATGAAAGACGAATATTATTTAACTGAGGAGGAAGTAATGTGCACTGGTTAACCGACTTACTCGCGGCCATTGGGGTCGTGTTGAACGGCATTCCCCAAGGAATCATGGCCATGTCGTTAGGTTTCGCTATTTTCCCCACCCTGTTTTCCTTTATTTTCGCTTCAGCGGTCAACGGGGCGTTTGGTGCCGTGGCCCCCTTATCCTTTCAGGCTGAATCGCTGGCCTTAACGGGAAAGCTCGGGCGCGATTTACGTGAACGAACGTCCATCATCTTCGGCGGCTCCGTCATCATGTTGGTGATTGGGGTCACTGGGACCTTGACCAAGATCGTCGACATCCTAGGCAACAACATCATGGCGGGCATGATGGCCGGCGTGGGGATCATGCTGGCCAAGATCGCCCTGGGGATGGCCAAGGACCAGCGGCTAACTGGTTGGCTGTCCATCGCGATCGCCATCGTGGTCTACCTGATCACCAAGGACCTGGTCTGGACCATCGTCCTTTCGGTGATTGGGTCTAGTCTCACCGCCGTCACCCTGCAACACTACCGCGCCGACCTACCAGCACACGTGACGGCCCGCCGTTTCGTGTTCACCAAGCCTCAATTCAACGTCCGGGTGCTGCGCGGCGCACTTAGCTTGGCCTGTCTGAACATCGGCGCTAACATCTCCTACGGGTTGATTACCGGGCAAATGACCGGACAAAAACCAAATCCGGTGAACTTAAACCTGTTGACCGGTACGCAAGCCTTAGCCGACATGGGAACCAGTCTTCTAGGCGGGGCGCCGGTTGAAGCCATCATCTCCGCCACCGGGAGTGCCCCCGAACCCGTAGTTGCCGGCATCATGATGATGTTGATCATGGCCGCCATCCTGGCTTTGGGGTGGTTGGGCAAGCTGGGGAAGTACGTGCCTAGTGCCTCGATCGCCGGCTTTCTGCTGATTTTGGGCGTCGCCGTCATTTTCCCGGCCAACGCCGCAACCGCCCTGCACGGCGCTAACAGTACCGTGGCCGCCATCACCCTGGTGGTAACCGCCATCGCCGACCCTTTTGCCGGGCTCATGTCCGGGGCCGTGTTGAAATTTGTTTTACCACTACTTGGATTGGGGGTTTAATCCCGTGTCACAGACTTATACCTTAACCTTAGGCCCATTAACCCGTCAGTTACCGATTATTCCGATTAGTGCCAACCTGGCCATCGCATCCTTCGTGCTGTTGGGCGACGCCGAGCTCACCGACTACGCCGCTAGCGCTTTGGCCCAAAAGGTGCCCACCGATTTCGACTACCTCATCACCATGGAAAGTAAGGGCATCCCGCTGGCCCAGGAGCTGAGCCGCCTGATCAACCACGCCCAGTTCGTGGTGTTACGCAAGTCGCAAAAAGATTACATGCAAGACCCCTTATCGGTTCCAGTTAACGCCATCACCACCAGTGTCCCACAACACCTGTTTCTCGACGGCTTAGATGCCCAAAACATTGCCCATAAACGGGTGGTCATCGTCGACGACGTCATTAGCAGTGGCGGCTCACTCAAGGCCGCGCGCGAATTGGTCCAACAGGCCCAAGCCACCGTGGTCGGCCAGGTCGCCATCTTAGCCGAAGGCGCTGCCGCTAAGCGAACCGATATTGAATTTTTGGCGGAACTACCGTTATTTCCGTTATAACCTACGAGGAGGATTTTTATGAAACGTGCTTTACTGAGTGTTTCCGATAAAACCGGCCTAGTGGCCTTTGCCCAGACGCTGATCGCTAACGACTACGAATTGGTTTCCACCGGCGGGACCCAAGCCGCTTTGACCGCCGCCCACGTGCCGGTCACGCCAATCGAAGCCGTGACCCACTTTCCCGAAATGCTTAACGGGCGGGTCAAGACCCTGAACCCCTTAGTTTTTGGCGGGATCTTAGCCAAACGGGATAACCCCGTCCATCAGCAAACCCTAAAGGAGCACGAAATCACCCCCATTGACCTCGTGTGCGTCAACCTTTATCCCTTTGCCCAAACCATCAGTCAGCCCGACGTCACGTTAGCAGCGGCCGTGGAGCAAATCGACATCGGCGGGCCGTCACTCATCCGTGCAGCCGCCAAGAACTATGCCGATGTCCTGGTGGTCTGTGACCCCGCCGACTACGCTACCGTTGGTCAGGCCGTCAGTGACGACACCGCCACCATGGCCTTACGTCAACGTCTAGCCGCCAAGGTCTTCCAACACACAGCCCACTACGACACTCTGATTGCCGACTACCTGACCGCTGAGTCGGATGCGGCCCCCGAACTTTTAACCGTCACCTACCAACGCCAACAGGCTTTACGTTACGGTGAAAACCCACAACAGGCGGCGACCCTCTACCGGGAAAACCAACCGGCGCCTTTCTCCATTCCGGCGGCCAAGCAGCTGCACGGTAAGCCATTATCCTTTAACAACATCAAGGACGCCGACGCGGCACTGGGCCTCATCCGCGAATTTAGCGCCCCCACCATCATCGCCCTAAAGCACATGAACCCTTGCGGTGTCGGTTCGGCGGCAACCCTCGAAACGGCCTGGGATGAATGCTACGCGGCCGATTCGATGTCGATTTTTGGGGGAATCATCGTCTTGAACCGGCCGGTCGATCTGGCCACGGCCACCAAGATGCACCAATTGTTCCTCGAAATCATCATTGCCCCTAGCTTTGATGACGAGGCCTACGCCGTCCTGGCTAAAAAGAAGAACCTTCGCCTGTTAACGGTCGACTTTACTACCGCGGCCGACCCCGAACCGGATGAACTCATTAGTATTCGTGGTGGTCTCCTCCGTCAAGAACGGGACCACGTCCTTGACGATCCGGCCGACTTCCAGGTGGTTAGCCAAGCACAACCCACGGCCGAACAGCTGCAAGCCGTTCTCTTCGGCCTGAAGACCATTAAGTTCGTCAAGAGTAACGCCATCGTGGTCAACACCCCGAGCCAAACACTCGGCATCGGCCCCGGTCAGATGAACCGGATTGATGCGGTTAAAATTGCCGTGGGTAAGGCCGAGAGCAAACCGCACTACGACCAAGCCGTGCTGGTCTCCGACGCTTTCTTCCCGATGGACGACTGCGTCGAATACGCCGCTCAACACGGGATCACGACCATCGCTGAACCCGGAGGCAGTATTCGCGATCGGGATTCTATCGCCATGGCCGACAAGTACGGCATTGCGTTGGTCTTTACGGGCCACCGCCACTTCCGCCACTAAACCATTAATCGAATTGGATGACGCCTGATTACTGCCCGGCAAAAGGCAGTAAGCGGGCGCCGCAAGGGAGTCTGGATCAACGTCCAGGCTCCTTTTTTGTCCAATCATATTCGGGTGACGGCGCTAATCTGAGAAAGCTGGCCTTCCCCTGAACCACGTTTAGTTTAAGTATTAAAAGTTAAAGTATTTTTTGTGTTAGTGCTTTCAAAAGAAAAACGATGAGCAGCCACCCACCGTTTTTCTACCTGTTAGTGTTTGACGCGCGTCAATTTTAATTGTGGATCTGGTCGTTGACCGATAAATAACGGCACGCGTTCTTCAATAACGTCACTAAATTCCAACCCGTACCAACGCGACGTCGAGACCGACCAGCGCTGCAGCAACAGGCGTCCCCCAATCAACAACCGGTCAAGCGTCGAGAGGTCGTGGGCGCTGAGATCCTGAAACTGCTGATTTAAGATGACAAACTTGAAGTTACCCACCCGCCGGTGTAATTGACTAGAATATTCCGGTGTTTGGTCGTCGATCAAGCCCTTCGCTAGTAGTTCGTTGACGATCTGCCGCAAATAAACGTTCAAGCGCTGGGACTTCTTGAACCCCAAATAGAGTTGAATATCGACCACGTTGCGCGTGCCGTGCAGGTTGACCGTGTAGTGACAGTCCGCCGGTTGGTCCGTTTCGTTCACCGTAATAAACCAGTAAACCTTCGCGCGTTTAGGCTGTTGGTCCAAAATCGAGTAAATGACCGACCGTTTAATGGTCTGATCGGGCCGAACCCGGTTGACGTAAACCAGATTGGTCGCAAAGGTTGGCACCCCGTCATCGTGACTGAGGGCCTGTAACTGCGGCAGAAACGTTGGTAGATAAACTTCCTCGGTCTCCTGCAGGTTGGCATCCAGCCGTCGGTTCCCCTGGTACCAGACCACCATGATGAGTAAGATCACGCAGGTCAAGAACAGCGTCACGTACCCACCGTGCCAGAATTTCACCAGACTGGCAACCAGGAAGAGACTTTCCAAGGCCCCAAAACCAATGACAAAGACCGTTGCTAACCACGGGTGTTGCGGCTTCAAGAAGGCGTGTAACAGCAGCGTGGTCATCAGCATGGTGAGCACAATGGCTAACCCGTAGGCCGCTTCCATGTGTGCCGAGGTCTTAAAGAACCAGACGATGCTCAACGTGACCAGACACAGTAACCAGTTGACCGTCGCGACGTAAATCTGACTGGCGGAGTTTCCCAGAAACTTGATCCGGAGTTTCGGCAATAATTTGAGCCCAATGGCTTCATGAACCAGGGTGTAGGACCCCGTAATCAACGCCTGCGACGCAATAATTGCCGCCAGTGTTGCGAGTAAGATCGCCACGACCTGTCCGCCAGCGGGAACCATGGCGTAAAACGGGTTAAGGCTGTGCAACTGCGCCGTGGTCAACGACGCGTGGGTCATCAACCACGCCCCCTGACCCAAGTAGCTCAACATCAACATGCCGTAAACGAACGGCCAGGTCGCGTAAATGTTGGCGCGACCCACCTGCCCCATATCCGCGTACAGGGCTTCCGCGCCGGTCGTAGCCAGAAAGATGCTGCCCAGGATGAAGATCCCTTGATGGTTCAGCGGGCTGGTTAGCAACCGAATAGCATAGACCGGTGATAGGGCCTTGAGCATGCTGGGAGCCGCCAGGAGATTCCAGAACCCGACCCCGCCAATGAAGCTAAACCATAGAAACATGATGGGGCCAAACGAGCGGCCGATGGAAACCGTTCCGAAACGTTGAATTAAGAACAGGCCTAATAAGATTCCGGTCACAATCCCTAGCACCATTCCCTGGTGCGAGCTAATGGTCAGTGGCCCCAGATGTAGCCCCTTCAGGCCTTCAACGGCCGAGGTCACCGTCACCGCCGGGGTCAACGTCCCGTCGGCTAACAGGGCCGCGCCCCCCAACAAGGCGGGCCAAATCAGCCACTTCGCCTGATTACGCACCAACGCGAAAAGGGCAAAAATTCCCCCTTCCTGATGGTTATCGGCGTGCATGGCTAATAGCACGTACTTAAGGGTCGTCATCAACATCAACGTCCAAAAAATCAGCGAGATACTCCCCAACAGAACCGTGGGCTGTAGTGCCCCGGGCTGACGCGCAGAGGCTAAGATGGCGTTCATCACGTATAACGGTGACGTGCCAATGTCCCCGTACACGATTCCTAAGGTGATCAACATCCCCGCGCCGGATAATACCTGCGTCGTTTTCCGCATAGCATCCACCTTCTTCGCGTTCCATCTTAAACAATTTACCCGCTAAAGGCCCGCCAAAGTACATGGTTTACCAGTTGACTGAACCAGAGAATCATTAACTAATTATTTAATCTATTAATTAACTAGTTACCCCGTGTTTGCTTAATCACTGACCGTTCCAGTCTTGCCGACCTTATCCCAGACGTCGAGGCCACTACACTCGGGGTAAAGGGAGGTCTACTCATGAAGTACGAATTTTTTGAAACGCAACCCTGCGCCCCCTGTAAAGTCATCTTTCACCATAACGACTTTCACCTGGTGCCCCTGCACTTCCACGCCGCTATCGAGGTAAACTACGTCTTTACGGGCAGCGAAGATTGGGTCACCGTTAACGGTCAACGTTATCGGCCCCAAGCGGGCGACACGTTGATCATCAACAGTAATGTCCCCCACGCCTTTACACCGGCTAGCGACCGTCACGCCTACGACGCGGTCACCTTGATTTACCCCTATCAACGACTCACCGCACTCTATCCACCGCTAAACCAGCACGTGTTGACGTTACCCAATTCGCAGACTCGGGCCTATGAACACCTGCAAACGACCTTGACGCGCATGCGCACCGTACACGACCATCAACCTGATCGGGCCCTCGCGCGGCTCCAGTTACGTGCACTCAGCTATGCCGCTTTGGTCACATTACTCCAGCCCCCCTTTCTCATCTCCGGGCACCCCCGTCAACTGACCACCCCCGATAGTCAACTGCTGGCGAGATGTCTGACCGATCTGGACCAGCACCTAGCAGAACCACTCGACAACGCGACCATCGCCGCACACCACCACATCTCCGTCAGCAAGTTAACCCACCTGTTTCACACCGAAATGGGCCAGTCCGTGCAGACCTACTTACGGCAACAACGCCTCGCCCGGGCTTACGAGCTACTCATGACTCAAAATAAGCCCGTGGGCGTCATCGCCGACCTGGTGGGCTTCCCCAACGAAAAATCCCTGATTACGGCCTTTCGTGCCATTTATCACACCACGCCGTTCCACTATCGCCACCAATTCCGCCATTAACCTGCCGAAATTTACCATTTTGGCGCCCTTAATTGGCCATTTTCCGCCGCCAAATTGGTCATACTAAATGATGTAAGCGGATACATAATTACATTTAAAAAAGGAAGTTTTACCATGTCACTTCATGCTAATCGATTCTTCTCCAATGCTTTAGGGCACACCGTCAGCGTCCAGGTCGTACTCCCCGAGATTAAAAACGCTCAAATGAAGCTCCCCCAATTGCCGCTGGGAACCCGTTTCCCAACCCTGTGGTTACTCCACGGTCTCGGAGACGATGATACCGTTTGGCTCCGGCGGGCCGGGGTCGAACGCCTCGCCAATAACTTTGGCGTCGCCATGGTCATGCCAGCCGTCGACCGCAGTTTTTACGCGAATATGACTTATGGCGGCCAGTACTGGACCTACCTCACCCAGGAACTGCCCGCCCGCATGCGCTTGACGTTTCCCCTGGCCGCCGACCGTGCCGATAACTTTGTTGCCGGCTACTCCATGGGTGGGTACGGGGCGTTACGTTGGGCGTTGACCCAACCCGAACACTTTAAGGCCGTGGCCGCCATGTCCGCCATCGTGGATTTACCTAAGTTCATTCAGGGGTTAAAGGACGGCACCCTGGGTTATCCCGACGCGCCTAATCCCACGGCGATTTGGGGCGGGCAGGACGTCCACCACTCCGATTTAAACCTCGACTGGCTGCTCGCCCACCCCAGCGCCGCCACGGCCGACCTAAACGTTTACACCACGGCCGGCGGACCCACTGACTTCTTAAACGCCGATAACCTGCGTTACCGGGCTAAGTTTGCCCAGGCTTTCGGTACCCATTACACCTGGGAACCCGGCACGAACGGCCACAATTGGAACTTCTGGACGCCCCGGTTGGAACGGATCATGTCCTGGTTACCGCTAAATCAAGGGGGGCAAGCCGTATGAGTCTATTAATCTTAGCGTTAAGCCTGATCGTCTTAATCTTATTAGTCACTGTTTGCAAGATGAATTCTTTTCTGGCCATCGTCATGGCGTCCATCTTTCTGGGCACCTGCCTGGGCTTACCCGTTGATAAGACCATGACCCTGATTGGCACCGGGATGGGCGACCAACTGGGTGGTCTGGTGCTGGTCTTTGCCTTTGGGGCCATCCTGGGCAAACTGGTCGCCGACGCCGGCGGGGCCAAACAAATTGCCGACACGTTGACCCAGAAATTTGGGCACCAACATATTCAACTGGCCGTGGCCTTAGCCGCCTTTATCATCGGGCTGTCGCTGTTCTTTGAAGTCGGCATGGTCGTCATGATTCCCATCGTCTTTGCCGTGGCACTCGAGGTTCACGAACCCATGTTGAAACTCGGATTACCCATGCTAATGGGGTTAGGAACGGCGCACGCCTTCTTGCCGCCACACCCCGCTCCCGTGGCCATCAGCCAGTTACTCCACGCTAATTTGGGCCAGGTGTTAGCTTACGGGTTGTGCCTCGCCGTTCCCTATCTTTTGATAACGGCGGTCCTGATTCCTAAGTTGATCCAACACTGGTTCCCCCAGAGCTTTCGGCAAATCAAATTTTTACCCGGCGTCGGCGATTTGTCGCCCGCACCGGCAGCCGATCGGCCGTTACCGAGCCTACGTCTATCACTGTTAACCGCATTAATGCCCGTCATTCTCATGTCGCTAGGGACGCTATTCACCGCACTGGGCGTGAAAAATGGGGCGGTCACCGCGCTGAACAATTCCAGCTTCAGCATGTTTCTCGCGTTGATGTTCGCGCTATGGGCCATGGGCTGGCACCAACACCGGACCAACCAGGCCGTCTTGTCGTCCATTGAATCGTCAATCAGTAGTATTGGGATGTTGCTACTGATCATCGGGGCGGCGGGTGGTCTCAAACAGGTTATGTTAGCCGGTCACCTGGCCAATCAAATCGCCGGTTTCATGCTACACACCGGCTTATCACCGCTGCTTCTCGCCTGGATTATGGCGGCATTGATTCGGGTCTCGCTGGGGTCCACGACCGTGGCGGCCTGCCTGTTACTACCCATCGTCGGTCACCTGACCGTCCCCTTGGCTTTACTGGTCTTAGCCATTGGCGCGGGGTCCAGCTTTGGCTCACACGTCAACGATGCCGGCTTTTGGATGGTCAATCAATACTTTAGCCTCACCATTAAAGAAACCTTTGAGACCTGGACGTTACTGAGCTCCCTCTCGGGGATCGTTGGCTTGCTACTGGTCATGGGCATGAGTCTATTCGTTTAAATGAAAGCGCTAACTAAAATCCACAAAAAAACACC
Above is a window of Levilactobacillus zymae DNA encoding:
- a CDS encoding alpha/beta hydrolase family protein — its product is MSLHANRFFSNALGHTVSVQVVLPEIKNAQMKLPQLPLGTRFPTLWLLHGLGDDDTVWLRRAGVERLANNFGVAMVMPAVDRSFYANMTYGGQYWTYLTQELPARMRLTFPLAADRADNFVAGYSMGGYGALRWALTQPEHFKAVAAMSAIVDLPKFIQGLKDGTLGYPDAPNPTAIWGGQDVHHSDLNLDWLLAHPSAATADLNVYTTAGGPTDFLNADNLRYRAKFAQAFGTHYTWEPGTNGHNWNFWTPRLERIMSWLPLNQGGQAV
- a CDS encoding gluconate:H+ symporter, which translates into the protein MSLLILALSLIVLILLVTVCKMNSFLAIVMASIFLGTCLGLPVDKTMTLIGTGMGDQLGGLVLVFAFGAILGKLVADAGGAKQIADTLTQKFGHQHIQLAVALAAFIIGLSLFFEVGMVVMIPIVFAVALEVHEPMLKLGLPMLMGLGTAHAFLPPHPAPVAISQLLHANLGQVLAYGLCLAVPYLLITAVLIPKLIQHWFPQSFRQIKFLPGVGDLSPAPAADRPLPSLRLSLLTALMPVILMSLGTLFTALGVKNGAVTALNNSSFSMFLALMFALWAMGWHQHRTNQAVLSSIESSISSIGMLLLIIGAAGGLKQVMLAGHLANQIAGFMLHTGLSPLLLAWIMAALIRVSLGSTTVAACLLLPIVGHLTVPLALLVLAIGAGSSFGSHVNDAGFWMVNQYFSLTIKETFETWTLLSSLSGIVGLLLVMGMSLFV